A single region of the Podospora pseudopauciseta strain CBS 411.78 chromosome 1, whole genome shotgun sequence genome encodes:
- a CDS encoding hypothetical protein (COG:S; EggNog:ENOG503PDYW), translating to MPPGPPCHDDRYYLEDEEGYVFSEPYYPPVTSTAPSSRPQMISVPSASSTTTRRQPVTVATNTATTRPRPALEEQVSPLETRPSRKPTNASSSQTPLSPQRVGTVSSGGRHTVSPASSIHEDQEEDIVQQGDSDDVDQEQLQQYYVYGSGGGTALGLSSPPHHQHHQAAAQSGWQAAGNAGSFQQQQQQQQQQHQAQQQQQQQQQQQQQQYNESLSAPSWPRQQSQQQQQLPVPQRPDVPRTESYPPIWLAYATQNKDLPPVPQPSPPQPLRSHPVDVPFPPSQYWRGSRDLRELNEARARAAQPGKGPIRTSYGPAPEPTLSTSGPPVTASWLNITPPPSERQPPREEEITPVPPSAWRSTTQTNSTPNLRHHSRSTTSQNVVPERLRQSQQRESRPSNLTRLSSGRGNHANSGPFMHYEDLDYFNPGPGTEPKDESQIDGQIPRQDAIPDVPPINKKYLKTQRSWDRQRRRKKQQHGTGYGSQGCFGYLGCWTVELTCCFISLVCLALTIVVFKIHEGQSLSEWPMAISLNTLVGFLVAIAQAALVVPLGEGLSQLKWNSFARGEKDIRDYGVFEDAKRTPIGGIKLMLKRKGRALGMSAAALLATAFLLSPLTQAAITYPLSDGGSGIAVGGTATVPRSEAYTHPEPYNALSPAEITSIHSSLFQPPSSPIAHLSPTCSTGSCTFPDFSSLAICSSTADITPRLNVAPPTLVSPRATLPNGILLTTGNLNITSTINASFLPVRNTLGFTTGDDTGKTTSGIANFFLIYTTSDESTSALEILFYFCVNTYRVQVSEGVAKTEVVHSSALGSSSTSRVVVGKRQGEYTVNREHASYLHRYLLGLFNGNYSTNSPGQIGSSGRVLGEATSSVTGDDDAREVVGNITSNIAFGLTNALRASPNAGGRVILASGTATTPGGTGNRVISIHWPYLSFLIIQVSATVIFLLGIMIQTAVWDVPVLKGDQLAGLVAVSSTDKARLEDYIEDEREGITAAADKETGGEEATGGVRNRGRRGLKGVQGRFVDRGVEWGLEVVVDLGNGVHNRGSNGEVFGGNNGNGNGNGVM from the exons ATGCCCCCAGGTCCTCCGTGTCACGATGACCGATACTAcctcgaggatgaagagggttATGTCTTTTCGGAGCCGTATTATCCCCCGGTGACATCGACAGCGCCTTCTTCACGGCCACAGATGATATCGGTACCATCAGCATCGTCAACGACTACGCGTAGACAACCAGTGACTGTGGCTACCAATACTGCCACTACGCGCCCGAGACCAGCCCTCGAGGAACAAGTTTCGCCTTTGGAGACTCGACCATCAAGGAAACCGACCAATGCGTCTTCATCACAAACGCCATTATCACCACAGCGCGTGGGGACCGTGAGCAGTGGGGGGCGACATACTGTGTCCCCAGCCAGTTCCATCCATGAGGACCAGGAAGAAGATATTGTCCAGCAAGGGGATAGCGACGACGTCGATCAGGAACAGCTGCAGCAATACTACGTATACGGCAGTGGAGGAGGCACAGCTTTGGGTCTTTCTTcgcctccccatcatcaacaccaccaagccGCGGCACAGTCGGGTTGGCAAGCAGCTGGCAATGCGGGGTCcttccagcaacagcagcagcagcagcagcagcagcatcaggcgcaacaacaacaacaacaacaacaacaacaacaacaacaacagtacAACGAATCCCTCTCAGCTCCCTCTTGGCCGAGACAACagtcacagcagcagcagcagcttccaGTGCCACAACGACCCGATGTCCCACGCACAGAAAGCTATCCGCCAATCTGGCTCGCCTATGCCACCCAGAACAAGGACCTCCCGCCTGTGCCgcaaccatcacctccacaACCGCTTCGATCGCATCCTGTGGATGTGCCATTCCCACCTTCTCAATATTGGCGAGGGAGCCGGGACTTGCGAGAGTTGAACGAAGCGAGGGCGCGGGCGGCGCAGCCGGGTAAGGGTCCCATTCGGACTTCTTATGGGCCAGCTCCAGAACCGACATTATCGACGTCTGGGCCTCCGGTTACGGCTTCATGGCTGAATATCACGCCTCCTCCGAGTGAGCGGCAGCCTccaagagaagaagaaatcaCGCCTGTGCCACCTTCGGCGTGGAGATCTACCACGCAGACTAATAGCACTCCTAACCTTCGGCATCACTCTCGTTCGACAACGAGTCAAAATGTGGTTCCGGAAAGGTTGAGGCAAAGTCAGCAGAGAGAGAGCCGTCCCAGTAATCTGACTCGATTGTCTTCAGGTCGGGGCAACCATGCGAACTCTGGGCCTTTTATGCATTATGAAGATCTCGATTATTTCAACCCAGGTCCGGGAACGGAACCAAAGGATGAATCCCAGATTGATGGGCAGATTCCCAGGCAGGATGCCATCCCGGATGTCCCACCAATAAATAAGAAATATTTGAAAACTCAAAGGTCCTGGGATCGTCAGAGGAGACGCAAGAAGCAACAGCATGGAACTGGCTATGGTAGTCAGGGATGTTTCGGGTATTTGGGCTGCTGGACTGTGGAGCTGACATGTTGCTTCATCAGCCTTGTCTGTCTTGCTCTCACAATAGTAGTTTTCAAGATCCACGAAGGGCAGTCTTTGTCTGAATGGCCAATGGCGATATCCTTGAACACCCTCGTGGGGTTCTTGGTGGCGATAGCACAAGCTGCGCTGGTGGTGCCATTGGGAGAGGGATTGTCGCAGTTGAAATGGAACTCGTTTGCAAGAGGAGAGAAGGATATCAGAGATTATGGGGTGTTTGAAGATGCCAAAAGAACACCAATAGGGGGCATCaagttgatgttgaagagaaaggggagggcACTGGGGATGTCAGCTGCAGCTTTGCTAGCAACAGCTTTTCTGCTGTCGCCGTTGACCCAGGCGGCGATTACGTATCCTTTGAGTGATGGCGGTAGTGGGATTGCGGTAGGGGGGACGGCAACGGTGCCGAGGAGCGAGGCTTACACCCATCCTGAGCCTTACAATG CCCTCTCACCCGCCGAGATAACCTCCATCCACAGCTCTCTGTTCcaaccaccttcctcacccaTTGCTCACCTCTCACCAACATGCTCGACCGGCTCGTGCACCTTCCCCGACTTTTCTTCCTTGGCAATCTGCTCCTCAACAGCAGATATAACCCCCCGACTCAATGTcgcccctcccaccctcGTCTCCCCCCGAGCCACACTCCCAAATGGCAttctcctcaccaccggcaacctcaacatcaccTCTACCATTAATGCATCCTTCCTCCCTGTTCGAAACACATTAGGCTTCACCACAGGCGACGACACAGGGAAAACCACCTCTGGCATCGCcaatttctttttaatttacACCACCTCAGACGAGTCAACCTCCGCCTTGGAGATCTTGTTCTATTTCTGCGTGAATACCTACCGTGTGCAGGTGTCTGAAGGGGTAGCAAAGACAGAGGTGGTGCACTCTTCTGCCTTGGGCAGTAGCAGCACGTCaagggttgttgttgggaagAGACAGGGGGAGTATACCGTCAACCGGGAGCACGCAAGCTATCTTCATCGTTACCTTTTGGGTTTGTTCAACGGGAATTACTCCACCAACTCTCCAGGGCAGATAGGTTCATCGGGGAGGGTGCTAGGGGAAGCCACCTCTTCTGTTAcgggagatgatgatgcgaGGGAAGTGGTGGGTAATATCACGAGTAATATCGCCTTTGGGCTAACCAATGC CCTCCGAGCCTCCCCCAACGCCGGCGGCCGCGTCATCTTGGCCTCAGGAACAGCAACCACTCCAGGAGGCACAGGCAACAGAGTCATATCAATCCACTGGCCCTACCTCTCCTTTTTGATCATCCAAGTCTCAGCCACAGTAATCTTTTTGCTAGGGATCATGATCCAGACCGCCGTCTGGGATGTTCCCGTCCTGAAAGGGGATCAACTAGCTGGCTTGGTGGCTGTCTCGTCGACAGATAAGGCTCGGTTGGAGGATTACATAGAggatgagagggaggggataACGGCGGCGGCTGATAAGGAGactgggggggaggaggcgaccGGGGGTGTAAGAaaccgggggaggaggggactAAAGGGGGTGCAGGGACGGTTTGTGGATAGGGGGGTTGAatgggggttggaggtggtggtggatttggggaATGGGGTGCATAATAGGGGGAGTAATGGTGAGGTGTTTGGGGGGAATAATGGaaatgggaatgggaatggggttATGTGA
- the ZRC1 gene encoding Zinc resistance conferring protein (EggNog:ENOG503NV9V; COG:P), which produces MGWSKSTRIKVMLVIDVMFFILELTVGFMVGSLALMADAFHMLNDIISLLVGLWAVSVAAKATTNRFSYGWVRAEILGAFFNAVFLIALCVSIVLEAISRLVDPPDIENPQLILVVGCMGLASNLVGFVVLGGHGHSHGPGDHDHDHAHDHGDGHSHTHEADVSTAEEGRAGYRDLASPINEQPPALIPESPGGNIRFSTDSHSRQGSRSGHKKRLQAARQHGRLSIDDISIHPASFRQEIIAATKPPVDDGSSSDSNTEDESALLDGPAQEEQPLLEQSGDAVIPEEAEPAHTHGKRSRRNSVVHISHNHNKPKKPGKKHGHSHADMGMDAMVLHVLGDALGNVGVIATALIIWLTDWSGKRYADPAVSLFITLIILKSAIPLTKATSKVLLQATPENIDLQEVKEDIQCLPGVVSCHHVHIWQLSDTKIVASMHIKVAFPLSEAGGARYMEVAKMARKCLHAYGIHSATIQPEFCLDEGHDHESVVNMGLDGSTVIAAPRCGELEEEDACLLDCVDDCVGKGCCNTSAAGSRPESSHSHSHSDHDHSHDHGHEHRH; this is translated from the exons ATGGGGTGGTCGAAGTCGACGCGCATCAAGGTGATGCTCGTCATCGACGTCATGTTCTTCATCCTGGAGCTCACTGTCGGCTTCATGGTTGGGTCACTGGCGCTGATGGCGGATGCCTTTCATATG TTAAACGATATCATCTCACTGCTCGTCGGTCTATGGGCCGTCTCTGTAGCGGCAAAGGCAACCACCAACAGATTCTCATACGGA TGGGTTCGTGCCGAAATTCTGGGTGCGTTCTTCAACGCTGTCTTCCTCATCGCCCTTTGCGTTTCTATCGTACTCGAAGCCATTTCACGACTCGTTGATCCACCTGATATCGAAAACCCTCAACTCATCCTTGTTGTGGGCTGCATGGGATTGGCGTCAAACTTGGTTGGCTTTGTCGTTCTTGGTGGACACGGACATTCGCATGGGCCTGGGGATCAC GACCATGACCACGCCCACGACCATGGCGACGGACACTCGCATACACACGAAGCAGATGTTAGCACGGCAGAGGAGGGACGCGCCGGCTACCGGGACCTGGCATCGCCCATCAACGAGCAGCCTCCTGCTTTGATCCCTGAATCTCCGGGTGGAAACATTCGATTTTCAACTGATAGCCATTCTCGCCAAGGTTCTCGTTCCGGGCACAAGAAACGTCTTCAGGCTGCCCGGCAGCACGGCCGTTTGAGTATAGACGATATCAGCATCCACCCCGCCAGTTTTCGACAGGAGATCATCGCCGCTACCAAACCCCCGGTCGATGATGGATCCAGCAGCGACAGTAATACTGAGGATGAAAGTGCGCTCCTTGACGGGCCTGCTCAGGAGGAGCAGCCATTGCTTGAGCAAAGCGGAGATGCTGTGATTCCGGAAGAGGCGGAACCTGCGCATACTCATGGGAAACGGTCTAGGCGCAACTCGGTCGTTCACATTTCGCATAATCACAACAAGCCAAAGAAGCCTGGAAAGAAGCACGGCCACAGTCACGCCGATATGGGAATGGACGCCATGGTCCTTCACGTACTGGGAGATGCGCTTGGAAATGTGGGTGTCATTGCGACCGCGCTCATCATTTGGCTGACAGACTGGAGCGGCAAGAGATACGCTGATCCAGCGGTTTCTCTATTCATTAcgctcatcatcctcaaatCGGCCATTCCTCTCACCAAGGCGACATCCAAGGTTCTTCTTCAGGCCACGCCAGAAAACATCGACCTGCAAGAAGTCAAGGAGGATATCCAGTGTCTTCCCGGGGTTGTCAGCTGCCACCACGTCCATATCTGGCAGCTCTCTGATACCAAGATCGTGGCCTCGATGCATATCAAGGTCGCCTTCCCTCTCTCCGAGGCTGGTGGCGCGAGATACATGGAGGTGGCTAAGATGGCTAGGAAATGCTTGCACGCCTACGGTATTCACAGCGCTACGATCCAACCAGAGTTCTGTTTGGATGAGGGGCATGACCACGAATCGGTGGTGAATATGGGGTTGGATGGCTCAACAGTTATCGCGGCGCCAAGGTGTGGAGAGctagaagaggaggatgcgTGCCTCCTGGACTGTGTTGATGACTGTGTTGGGAAGGGGTGCTGCAACACTTCTGCAGCTGGATCACGACCAGAAAGCAGCCATTCTCACTCACACTCGGATCACGATCACAGCCATGATCACGGCCATGAACATCGCCATTAG
- a CDS encoding hypothetical protein (COG:K; EggNog:ENOG503NUJM), giving the protein MACFFLPSGIDEGGSNQSPFAPPPSKAQQACVSCRKQKRKCDKILPTCGLCARMARPCDYTILDTIPQQQPAQASSEELATLQARLCELENRLNNASRTQQPPPPRQPLPPTMHINPEILPPLPPKPPSPLWSPSAVPSRFPTSLFLDLDAFNWSTTPIPAPNMPIPSEVLDILSRGTTVQDTATEYFHGTHAWFPFISKKRMELGLSLWEAGPELAFLFLGMKLVSTPVNNGVEPAGNPLYTAAKRFWASLEQAGSVSLQFVQGMVLVTVYEMGQGIYPAAWISVGVLGRWVEVLGLPGFRRGGVVLGSVTTWTESEERRRLWWAIYILDRCICLGNKRCFCLPEPDESFVLPVDDKAFDEGNPTLSPTNPLPTTPFTTQALSPFTRLVQSALLLSRTLTHVRTVIQSNISNRPVPFSLPLLTSLATDLVNFTQVIQSELSPEPPSPGTTTTPSSTSTFPPTTTTTVSPCYTISLLPSLSIALSTLILLFDTYCTPENQHLGPPLPGPEAPPLQSPSHISFAQQSMQGLRETSLKIRELSLELLDLLVLPSQEKKLSPLCLDSLYASMATLHWLWKEGGDAEVREALEDVRRCISRTSMRWRVSREYLEILKRQDVSFAMAFRAESGKSCLTRVDGS; this is encoded by the exons ATGGCATgtttcttcctccccagTGGAATCGACGAAGGTGGGTCGAACCAGAGCCCAttcgcccctcctccctccaaagCCCAGCAAGCCTGTGTAAGTTGCCGAAAGCAAAA GAGAAAATGCGACAAAATCCTTCCCACATGCGGCCTCTGCGCCAGAATGGCCCGGCCATGCGATTACACCATCCTCGACACGATcccacaacagcaaccggCCCAAGCATCATCAGAGGAGCTCGCAACCCTCCAGGCCCGGCTGTGTGAGCTAGAGAATCGTCTCAACAATGCCTCTCGaactcaacaaccaccaccgccacgacAACCATTACCACCTACCATGCACATCAACCCTGAAATTCTCCCTCCTCTACCTCCCAAGCCACCCTCGCCCCTCTGGTCCCCTTCTGCTGTCCCCTCCCGCTTTCCCACCTCCTTATTCCTCGACCTGGACGCCTTCAACtggtccaccacccccatccccgccCCCAATATGCCCATCCCAAGTGAAGTCCTCGACATCCTATCCAGAGGCACAACAGTCCAAGACACCGCCACCGAATACTTCCACGGCACCCACGCTTGGTTCCCCTTCATCTCCAAAAAACGCATGGAGCTCGGGCTGTCCCTCTGGGAAGCCGGTCCCGAACTTGCCTTCCTCTTTCTCGGCATGAAACTGGTAAGCACCCCAGTCAACAACGGGGTGGAGCCAGCCGGCAACCCGCTGTATACCGCAGCGAAAAGATTCTGGGCTTCGCTCGAACAAGCCGGGAGCGTGAGCCTGCAGTTTGTCCAGgggatggtgctggtgaCGGTTTATGAGATGGGGCAGGGGATATACCCCGCGGCGTGGATCAGTGTAGGAgtgctggggaggtgggttgaggTTTTAGGACTGCCGGGGTttagaagaggaggagtggtgttggggagcGTG ACAACCTGGACTGAATCCGAAGAACGCCGCCGTTTGTGGTGGGCAATCTACATTCTTGATCGCTGCATCTGCCTCGGCAACAAGAGATGTTTCTGCCTTCCGGAGCCAGACGAGTCTTTTGTCCTGCCGGTAGATGATAAAGCTTTT GACGAAGgcaacccaaccctctcccccactAACCCCCTACCAACAACCCCGTTCACCACCCAGGCTCTTTCCCCCTTCACCCGCCTAGTCCAGTCCGCCCTGCTCCTCTCCCGCACCCTAACCCACGTCCGCACCGTCATCCAatccaacatctccaaccGCCCCGTCCCATtctcccttccccttctcacGTCCCTCGCCACCGACCTGGTTAACTTCACCCAGGTGATCCAATCCGAACTTTCCCCcgaaccaccctcccccgggactaccaccaccccctcctccacctcaaccttcccccccaccaccaccaccaccgtctccccTTGCtacaccatctccctcctcccgtctCTTTCAATAGCCCTCTCAACTCtaatcctcctcttcgacACCTACTGCACCCCCGAAAACCAACACCTCggcccccccctccccggccCCGAagctccccccctccagTCCCCCTCCCACATTTCCTTTGCTCAGCAGTCTATGCAAGGGCTACGGGAGACCTCCCTCAAGATCCGCGAGCTCTCCCTCGAACTCCTCGACCTgctcgtcctcccctcccaagaaaaaaaactctCCCCTTTGTGCCTCGACAGCCTCTACGCCTCAATGGCAACACTGCACTGGTTATGGAAAGAAGGCGGCGACGCGGAGGTGAGAGAGGCGCTCGAGGATGTGCGACGGTGCATAAGCAGGACGAGCATGCGGTGGCGGGTGTCGAGAGAGTACCTCGAAATACTCAAACGGCAAGACGTCAGCTTTGCCATGGCTTTCAGGGCTGAGAGTGGCAAGTCATGTTTGACACGTGTGGACGGATCGTAA
- the MCR1 gene encoding NADH-cytochrome b5 reductase (EggNog:ENOG503NVGH; COG:C), translating into MSLFVASRSAFRVSAPLKRQIRSYATDPSPSSKGSNNTLLYGAAAAAGLAGAGYYFLSGSTAANKAQEKVKNASAAVAEKIPGVEAKKAFTGGDQGFLSLKLEEVEIINHNSKRLRFRLPEDDMVSGLPVASAILTKYKPVDAEKAVLRPYTPISDEDTPGYIDLLVKKYPNGPMSTHLHDMAPGQRLDVKGPLPKYAWSPNKHEHIALVAGGTGITPMYQLLRTIFNNPEDKTKVTLVFGNVSADDILLKNELATLENHYPQRFRAFYVLDNPPKQWTGAKGFINKELLKTVLPEPKNENIKVFVCGPPGMMDSISGNKKSPRDQGELKGILKELGYTPEQVYKF; encoded by the exons atgAGTCTATTCGTCGCTAGTCGGTCCGCCTTCCGGGTCTCTGCGCCCCTCAAGCGC CAAATCCGCAGCTACGCCaccgacccctccccctcctccaagggcagcaacaacaccctcctctacggcgccgccgccgccgccggtctCGCCGGTGCAGGCTACTACTTCCTCTCCGGCTCCACCGCCGCGAACAAGGCCCAAGAAAAGGTCAAGaacgcctccgccgccgtcgcgGAGAAGATCCCGGGCGTCGAGGCCAAGAAAGCCTTCACCGGCGGCGACCAGGGCTTCCTCAGCCTCAAgcttgaggaggtggagatcatcaaccacaactcGAAGCGTCTTCGTTTCCGCCTGCCCGAGGATGACATGGTCTCTGGCCTTCCTGTCGCGAGTGCCATTTTGACAAAGTACAAGCCTGTGGATGCCGAGAAGGCTGTTTTGAGGCCATACACGCCAATCAGCGACGAGGACACGCCGGGGTATATTGATttgttggtgaagaagtACCCCAATGGCCCGATGAGCACCCATTTGCACGATATGGCTCCCGGTCAGAGGCTTGATGTGAAGGGGCCGCTGCCAAAGTATGCTTGGTCGCCGAACAAGCATGAGCATATTGCTCTTGTGGCTGGTGGTACGGGGATCACGCCCATGTACCAGCTGCTCAGgaccatcttcaacaaccccgaGGATAAGACCAAGGTTACCTTGGTTTTTGGCAACGTCAGCGCGGATGATATCTTGTTGAAGAACGAGCTGGCCACGCTCGAGAACCACTACCCTCAGCGGTTCAGGGCGTTTTATGTCTTGGACAACCCGCCCAAGCAGTGGACTGGTGCGAAGGGGTTCATCAACAAGGAGCTGCTGAAGACTGTGTTGCCGGAGCCGAAGAATGAGAACATCAAGGTTTTTGTTTGCGGGCCACCGGGGATGATGGACAGCATTTCGGGGAACAAGAAGAGCCCGAGGGACCAgggggagttgaaggggATTTTGAAGGAGTTGGGGTATACCCCTGAGCAGGTTTACAAGTTTTGA